GGCATCCTGCTGGGGCAGCGGCTGCCGGACTCCACCGAGGCGCGCCGGATCCACGATTCCGGTGAGGCCGCGCCGTGAGCGGGCCGTGGGCGTTCCTGACGGTGGCGGTGGGCGGCGGGATCGGGGCGGCCGCCCGGTTCTGGGTCGCGGACACCATCACCACGCGCCGACGCTCGGCGATGCCGCGCGGCACCATCGCCGTCAACGTGCTCGGGTCGTTCCTCGTCGGCGTGATCACGGGGTTGGTGCTGACCGTCGGGACGGACGCCTTCGAGCCCTGGCGGCTGTTCCTCGCCACCGGAATCTGCGGCGGCTTCACCACGTTCTCCACAGCGACGGTCGAGAGCGTCACCCTCGCGCGCGGAGGTCACCCGCTGCGGGCGCTGGCCAACACGCTCGGCACGCTGGCGGCCACCGTGCCGGCCGTCGCGGCGGGCATCGGCGTCGTCGTGATGTGGGCGTAGGGGCGGAGGACGGAATGGCACAGGCAACGGCGGCACCACCGGAGACCGACGACGTGCGCGAGCTCATCACCGTGGGCGTGCTGCTCGCGAACGGCCGGCTCGCGGGGCGCAGGTTCGCGGGCCGCGCGGAGGCGGAGGCGTGGGCGCGGCCGGAGGACGGCGAGGAGGTCGTCGAGTTCAACGCGGTGTGCGACTGCGACATGTGAGGCCGGGTCCCAGCCCGGTGGTTGAGCCTGTCGAAACCACGTCCAACCCCGGTGGTTGAGCCTGTCGAAACCACCCGACCCTGAGACGTGGTTTCGACAGGCTCAACCACCGGGGGGACGTTCCAGCATCGGGTGGTTTCGACAGGCTCAACCACCGGTGGCGGGGAAGGCGCAGAACTCGTTGCCCTCCGGGTCTTGCATGATCGTCCAGCGGATCTCGTCGTCGGGTTCTCGCTGCACTGTCGCGCCCAGCGCCACGAGGTCGGCGAGCGTGACCCCGTCGGCGAGCGTCACGTCCCAGTGGATGCGGTTCTTGAGGGTCTTCGGCTCGGGGACGGGCACGAAGTCGATGGACTCGAACGGCACGCCCGCCCCGCCGTCGAGCCAGTAGTCGCCGCCTGCGGCGTCATGGCCCAGCTCACCGCCCAGCAGCCGGTGCCAGAAGCGGCCGACCACGCCCGGGTCGGCGCAGTCCACCACCACGTCCTTGAGGCGGTAGGCCGGGACGTCGTCGTACTCGAAGACGCAGAGTTCGCCGCCCTCAGGGTCGGCGAGGGTGGTCCACCGGAACCGGCCGGGCTCGCTGACTCGGGGCGCGTCGGGGAACTCGTCCAGCGACCGCGCCCGCACGTCGAGGTGCACGCGGTGCTTGACGGTCTTGGGCTCGGGCACGGTGTTGATCCACACCGTCTGCTCGGGCCGCTCGCCGCGCAGCGCGACGTCGGGTCCGTCGTCGAACGTCTCGACCCGCAGCCCGAGCGTGCGCGCGTAGAACGCGCCGAGCGAGGCGGCATCGTTCGCGTCGATGCACAGGTCCTTGAATGCCACGAGGGGCGTCGTCGCCATGTGCATCGACGCTAGCGCGCCGCGCCGTCGTCGTCAGCCCGTGTTCTGCAGGCCCGCCGAGACGCCGTTGACGGTGAGCAGCAGCAGGTGCTGCCAGCGTTCGCGCCGGGCGGCGGCGTCCTGCGACGGCTCGGAGGCGCCGTCGGTCCGCAGTGCGCGCAGGGCACGCACCTGGAGCAGGGACAGGGCGTCGACGTACGGCGAGCGGAGCTGCACGGCACGGCCCAGCACGCGGCGACCCTCGAGCGGCCACGCGTTGCCCGTCACCTTGAGCACCCACTCGCGCGTCAGGCGCAGCTCGTCGAGCACCTGCTGGGCGAGGTCGGGGCGGTCACCGAGCTGCAGGTAGAGCTGGGCGATGCGCTCGTCGGTCTTGGCGATGGACATCTCGACGTTGTCGAGCAGCGTGTTGAACAGCGGCCACTCGAGGAACGCCGACTGGAGCTCGGCGAGCCCGTCGGGCCGGGACTCCGCGTACGCGCGCAGCGCCGTGCCCAGGCCGTACCAGCCGGCCAGGTTGATGCGCGCCTGCGACCAGGAGAAAACCCACGGGATGGCGCGCAGGTCGTCGAGCGAGTTGACCGACAGGCCGCGCTTGGCAGGGCGCGA
The Xylanimonas cellulosilytica DSM 15894 DNA segment above includes these coding regions:
- the crcB gene encoding fluoride efflux transporter CrcB, producing MSGPWAFLTVAVGGGIGAAARFWVADTITTRRRSAMPRGTIAVNVLGSFLVGVITGLVLTVGTDAFEPWRLFLATGICGGFTTFSTATVESVTLARGGHPLRALANTLGTLAATVPAVAAGIGVVVMWA
- a CDS encoding VOC family protein, which gives rise to MATTPLVAFKDLCIDANDAASLGAFYARTLGLRVETFDDGPDVALRGERPEQTVWINTVPEPKTVKHRVHLDVRARSLDEFPDAPRVSEPGRFRWTTLADPEGGELCVFEYDDVPAYRLKDVVVDCADPGVVGRFWHRLLGGELGHDAAGGDYWLDGGAGVPFESIDFVPVPEPKTLKNRIHWDVTLADGVTLADLVALGATVQREPDDEIRWTIMQDPEGNEFCAFPATGG